One window of Populus nigra chromosome 5, ddPopNigr1.1, whole genome shotgun sequence genomic DNA carries:
- the LOC133694706 gene encoding uncharacterized protein LOC133694706 isoform X3 produces the protein MEYHKYDPNARASRKSKDRTIATTAMTPPSSYFHYTKYAKHSSPIPSPCYPNNLNFHHHSNFLEPPPPPQTPPPPPLFPQFSPRNPHFSYIPSPNHPQIHDNYNHQRSHHDLPHSTQLPWVSHQLYDDRQPPRRLPEFDHCVHEPRPDFTFLRDDHMQTRHELEGDPNPNSRLVQDRNVVTDGESEHRRRRGEFGSNSDRSSSVFQTVSNQLRGFKSNSGNYENRRRLNYDYHEKGSANQRWVHDRDVMGESRDSLIELGSNEIGDGENRILAGKREHYRIRDGNLELERDGGKRSRESSYEFNRTPRKQLQKKSALLRLQKPSYRNREDERVHYSSYADYTKSSPFRGKHQESGYLRGKDKDKVLHADRGMVEGARERSPVELDVSFKSNSLVAKAILTPTLSSAGASEMNLTPRNRKVRKVLVPAKDKDSLNSSMHKPNKVALGLDEAASVANKASSSNKELKKSKEVVTASGITNVRDSSSLPMKRTVSLRSGTNLVSGKTSSLKGGKKKKVVKRVVKKVVNHKSTLSSSQPSKICDEPVKADSFAYNPTEPIDPDKAATVADIVDPQPCPNEATAMPKNDKVERFDKFMESGLVGAGLDSGNLFVFNINGNKSRSASPSGFSNHEETKFGESFINGDCDKGLHAIADTENSLKKSLDETFRSDIGGVEDVSKQPCQKGDSCLFEDNAVRGSLKVLDYIEGNTDFGSLSSEKTIIHEGPMNTCMPLMGLDTASMNSQERITVFDAGASDVGCKEPCRNLGSPSAENGITDLLQGASFPVVTNRSFSVSISGETGIQNDVIRPNQGVGAILVSPSCCTNSKEINISVHGTGDDFSEQLSQDGVTKTLENASIGGSLDTKVSAGGSDEDATDITKNDKKIEVRQLDLSRTDVSYMHLDPANMVTSTSAHWVDKTLRLCFEDSATAECTFSGSQFVGVGSQSCNIVSVLHEGSLTDVSAGKDSVRRSDDVGPSNVSPRNEKNRKFSAPQLELNSPQKSDADEGPVFAGNSTSVMEVPSNSGDGHTLPEEEAVVSDMDFLCTSDFLPAQKRITASLENCSAGEHTVAAVKDDAFEDDGQKDVKSHFAVEKLAVTKVTSRDLVVLGGKDIINATPVVVGSSNPNDSMDVDAGEGDKMDVDAAEEQVVIDGGIDPCQIPSKLQTLVLTEKLPGIDVEDSDFHGVKNNSPCMSNYLSSFEDGFGVSTINSSEELMAFVPETLSDRGFPETLPDVLGTSLSKNPVEKVHGYHDKILAERPAINVGSNSSICTTSSQSGKIVLKSDHAVEGDRLLARRTGHFPSQDSKITTRTQNAVSGQLYGRKNQTNCAVSEIYPGRSSFVFTASKSTASSSRNSKTQTWHRTDSSSDSAPPAKKAFSSTVHAQMQFPRKTDKLQSTSYIRKGNSLVRKPISVAQSPDPHGLSSSVYQLNSSGTNEPKKSTGSDSRIDIVDPLDVVRKGGMSASCERPRTPPLSSVPKIPNQATNALGVRVSSPLAEHLHSLSTETATAPAEFMESNDVPKSSDNLLKISESPITQNSQINNLECNGDLNEDNKVVLANVKNLTYFKRKSNQLVATSNPCASSVQNACNTSSSDSYYKRRRNQLNRTSLESQVKQTTSIPDESLNSEGQTALYSFFSGNFSMRRLRKVLTKTRKPSKFSLVWTLHGAQLSKNDGDSLHHGKVLSHLFPWKRATYWRSFLPKPSSISNHSSLSSIGRKLLLLRKRNTVYTRSKHGFSLRKSKVLSFGGSSLIWSKSIDRYSKKASEEATLAVAAVERKNRERRGAAHVASPTKSRNSSSRECIFRVGLVRYKRDSSKRTLQMISGDESSCSGALQKENDAKKSYVPRRLMIGKDEYVRIGNGNQLIRDPKKRTRILASEKVRWSLHTARSRLARKRKYCQFFTRFGKCNKDDGKCPFIHDSSKIAVCTKFLNGLCFNPECKSTHKVIPERMPDCSYFLQGLCTNKDCPYRHVCVNPNASICKGFLRGYCADANECLKKHSYVCPTYEATGSCPQGSKCKLHHPKNRSKEKKSKRSRDNNAQGRYFGLMHASTTELRNPVPGKLNVLDNGAISFKGSIADYISLDVIDEVVENIIPADEHTALGDSDPLELQLGDLDELIKPVRIMNI, from the exons ATGGAGTATCATAAATATGATCCAAACGCGCGCGCATCCAGAAAGAGCAAAGATCGAACAATAGCCACCACCGCTATGACTCCTCCATCTTCCTATTTCCACTACACAAAGTACGCTAAACACTCTTCTCCTATCCCTTCTCCTTGTTACCCTAATAACCTTAATTTCCACCACCATTCCAACTTTCTTGAACCGCCTCCGCCGCCACAAACACCTCCTCCTCCACCGTTATTCCCACAATTCTCCCCTCGAAACCCCCATTTCTCCTATATCCCTAGCCCAAATCATCCCCAAATTCACGATAACTATAACCACCAGCGATCGCACCATGACCTTCCTCACTCAACTCAATTGCCTTGGGTTTCTCATCAATTGTACGATGACCGTCAACCGCCGCGTCGTTTACCCGAGTTCGATCACTGTGTCCATGAACCCCGACCCGATTTTACGTTTTTGCGTGATGATCATATGCAAACTAGGCATGAATTGGAAGGTGATCCTAATCCTAACTCTAGATTGGTTCAGGACCGTAATGTTGTGACTGATGGTGAGAGTGAGCATCGTCGTCGTCGTGGTGAATTTGGATCTAATTCTGATAGATCTTCTAGTGTTTTCCAAACTGTTTCGAATCAACTGAGGGGTTTCAAGTCGAATTCAGGGAATTATGAGAATAGGCGCCGTTTGAATTATGATTATCATGAGAAGGGGAGTGCCAACCAGAGGTGGGTTCATGACAGAGATGTTATGGGCGAATCGCGTGATTCATTGATTGAGTTGGGGAGTAACGAGATTGGTGATGGTGAAAATAGGATTCTTGCTGGGAAACGTGAGCATTATAGGATTAGAGACGGGAATTTGGAGTTGGAAAGGGATGGTGGTAAAAGAAGTAGAGAGAGTAGTTATGAGTTTAATAGGACTCCAAGGAAGCAGTTACAGAAAAAGAGTGCTCTACTTAGGCTTCAAAAGCCTAGTTATAGGAATAGAGAGGATGAGAGAGTGCATTATTCGAGTTATGCTGATTATACTAAATCTAGTCCTTTTAGAGGTAAACATCAGGAATCCGGTTATTTAAGAGGCAAAGATAAAGATAAGGTCTTGCATGCAGATCGTGGGATGGTAGAGGGAGCAAGAGAGAGAAGCCCAGTAGAGCTTGATGTTTCTTTTAAGTCTAATTCGTTGGTAGCCAAGGCAATTTTGACGCCGACTTTAAGTTCTGCAGGTGCTTCTGAAATGAATTTGACACCTAGGAATAGAAAAGTTAGGAAAGTGTTGGTCCCTGCTAAGGATAAGGATAGTTTGAATTCGTCAATGCATAAACCCAACAAGGTTGCATTGGGATTGGACGAAGCTGCAAGTGTTGCAAATAAAGCGTCCAGTTCTAACAAGGAGCTAAAGAAGTCTAAAGAGGTAGTTACAGCTTCTGGTATTACTAATGTGCGAGATAGTAGCTCACTGCCTATGAAGAGGACTGTGTCCCTTAGAAGTGGAACCAATCTTGTTTCTGGTAAAACATCTTCACTCAAGggtggaaagaagaaaaaagttgttAAGAGAGTAGTGAAGAAAGTTGTAAACCATAAGTCAACTTTATCAAGTTCACAGCCATCAAAAATTTGTGATGAACCTGTGAAAGCTGATAGCTTTGCCTATAATCCAACTGAACCCATTGACCCTGACAAGGCTGCTACTGTGGCTGACATTGTTGATCCACAGCCTTGTCCAAATGAAGCTACAGCGATGCCTAAGAATGACAAGGTGGAGAGATTTGATAAGTTTATGGAATCAGGGCTGGTTGGCGCTGGTTTAGATTCTggtaatttatttgtatttaatatCAATGGAAATAAGAGCCGCTCAGCTTCTCCCTCAGGCTTTTCAAATCACGAAGAAACCAAATTTGGTGAGAGTTTTATAAATGGTGATTGTGACAAAGGCTTGCATGCTATTGCAGATACTGAAAACAGTTTAAAGAAATCACTAGATGAAACATTTAGATCCGATATTGGTGGTGTTGAAGATGTCAGCAAGCAGCCTTGTCAGAAAGGAGATTCTTGCTTGTTTGAGGACAATGCTGTGAGGGGATCTCTCAAAGTTTTGGATTATATAGAAGGCAATACTGATTTTGGTTCATTAAGTTCAGAGAAAACAATAATTCATGAAGGTCCTATGAATACTTGTATGCCTTTGATGGGGTTAGATACTGCTTCAATGAACTCGCAAGAGAGAATTACAGTTTTTGACGCGGGGGCATCTGATGTTGGTTGCAAGGAGCCCTGCAGAAATCTAGGTAGTCCATCAGCTGAGAATGGCATCACCGATCTACTTCAGGGTGCTAGTTTCCCTGTAGTAACCAATAGAAGTTTCTCTGTATCTATTTCAGGGGAAACAGGAATTCAGAATGATGTCATACGACCCAATCAGGGAGTAGGGGCCATTTTGGTTTCTCCCAGCTGCTGTaccaattcaaaagaaattaatatttctgTCCATGGAACTGGTGATGATTTTAGTGAGCAGCTATCTCAAGATGGGGTTACTAAAACATTGGAGAATGCTTCCATCGGAGGTTCTCTAGATACCAAGGTTTCTGCAGGTGGCAGTGACGAGGATGCAACTGACATTACgaagaatgataaaaaaattgaagttcgTCAGTTAGATTTGTCAAGGACAGATGTATCTTACATGCATTTGGATCCTGCAAATATGGTCACCAGTACCTCTGCACATTGGGTGGATAAAACCTTGAGATTATGTTTTGAAGACAGTGCTACAGCTGAGTGTACATTTTCTGGCTCCCAATTTGTGGGTGTTGGCTCACAATCTTGTAATATCGTCAGTGTCCTTCATGAGGGCAGTTTAACAGATGTTTCAGCGGGTAAGGATTCTGTCAGGAGGAGTGATGATGTTGGTCCAAGTAATGTTTCACCAAGGAATGAAAAGAACAGAAAGTTCTCTGCTCCTCAACTGGAATTGAATTCTCCACAAAAATCTGACGCTGACGAGGGACCTGTATTTGCAGGTAACTCTACATCAGTTATGGAAGTGCCCTCCAATTCTGGTGATGGTCATACACTGCCAGAAGAGGAAGCTGTAGTGTCTGATATGGATTTTCTGTGTACTTCTGACTTTCTGCCTGCACAGAAGCGGATCACTGCATCGCTTGAAAATTGTTCAGCAGGAGAGCACACGGTGGCTGCAGTCAAAGATGATGCATTTGAAGATGATGGTCAAAAAGATGTTAAATCTCATTTTGCTGTTGAGAAACTGGCGGTTACAAAAGTGACATCCCGTGATCTAGTTGTATTGGGAGGCAAGGACATCATAAATGCTACTCCAGTTGTGGTTGGAAGTAGCAATCCAAATGACTCTATGGATGTTGATGCTGGTGAGGGAGACAAAATGGATGTTGATGCTGCAGAGGAGCAAGTTGTTATTGACGGTGGGATTGATCCGTGCCAAATCCCTTCAAAACTTCAGACACTGGTCTTGACTGAAAAATTGCCAGGTATAGATGTGGAGGATAGTGATTTTCATGGTGTGAAGAACAATTCGCCTTGTATGTCAAACTACCTATCTTCATTTGAAGATGGCTTTGGAGTTTCTACTATCAATTCAAGTGAGGAACTTATGGCGTTTGTACCTGAGACACTGTCTGATAGGGGTTTTCCAGAAACCTTGCCTGATGTCCTGGGCACATCATTGAGCAAAAATCCAGTTGAAAAGGTTCATGGGTATCATGATAAAATTCTAGCTGAGAGGCCTGCAATTAATGTTGGTTCTAACTCATCTATATGTACAACAAGTTCACAGAGTggtaaaattgttttaaaatcagATCATGCAGTAGAAGGTGATCGGCTGTTGGCTCGAAGGACAGGGCATTTTCCATCACAGGATTCCAAAATAACAACTCGGACGCAGAATGCTGTGAGTGGGCAATTATATGGAAGGAAGAACCAGACTAATTGTGCTGTATCTGAGATTTATCCAGGTCGctcatcttttgtttttactgCTTCAAAGAGTACAGCTTCTTCATCTCGCAACTCAAAAACTCAAACATGGCATCGAACTGATAGTTCTTCTGATTCTGCTCCACCAGCAAAAAAGGCATTCTCGAGCACTGTTCATGCACAAATGCAATTTCCTAGGAAAACTGATAAGCTCCAGAGCACCTCTTACATTCGCAAGGGTAACAGTCTTGTTAGAAAACCTATTTCAGTTGCTCAATCCCCGGATCCTCATGGTTTGAGTTCTTCTGTATATCAGCTCAACTCTTCTGGTACTAATGAACCAAAGAAGAGTACTGGCTCTGACAGTAGAATTGATATTGTGGATCCGCTTGATGTTGTGAGAAAAGGAGGCATGAGTGCTTCTTGTGAGAGACCGAGAACACCACCTCTATCTAGTGTCCCTAAAATACCAAATCAGGCAACTAACGCTTTGGGGGTTCGGGTATCTTCCCCATTAGCTGAGCATCTTCACTCTCTTTCTACTGAAACTGCAACAGCCCCAGCAGAATTTATGGAAAGCAATGATGTTCCAAAGTCTTCTGACAATTTGTTGAAAATTTCAGAATCTCCAATAACTCAAAATAGCCAAATTAATAATTTGGAATGTAATGGTGATCTAAATGAAGATAATAAGGTAGTTTTGGCAAATGTCAAGAACCTAAcatattttaagagaaaatcaaATCAGTTGGTTGCAACTTCAAATCCATGTGCATCTTCTGTACAAAATGCCTGTAACACATCATCATCTGATAGCTATTACAAGAGGAGGAGAAATCAGCTAAATAGGACTTCACTGGAAAGTCAGGTCAAGCAGACAACCAGCATCCCTGATGAAAGTTTGAATTCAGAGGGACAAACTGCTCTTTACTCTTTTTTCAGTGGAAATTTTAGTATGCGACGACTGCGTAAAG TCTTGACAAAGACCCGTAAACCTTCTAAGTTCTCTTTGGTCTGGACACTGCATGGTGCACAGTTATCAAAGAATGATGGTGATTCATTGCATCATGGGAAGGTCTTGTCTCATTTGTTTCCCTGGAAAAGAGCTACGTATTGGAGAAGTTTCTTGCCAAAACCATCTTCAATTTCAAATCATAGTTCCTTATCCTCAATTGG CAGGAAACTGCTACTGTTGAGAAAGAGGAATACAGTTTACACAAGGTCAAAACATGGATTTTCACTTCGAAAATCCAAGGTATTAAGTTTTGGTGGGTCTAGTTTAATATGGTCAAAATCCATTGATAGGTACTCAAAGAAAGCTAGTGAG GAAGCTACCTTGGCTGTTGCTGCGGTAGAGAGGAAGAACAGAGAACGGAGAGGTGCTGCCCATGTTGCTTCTCCAACAAAGAGTAGAAACAGTTCTTCTC GAGAATGCATTTTTCGTGTTGGCTTAGTTCGCTACAAAAGGGACTCTTCAAAGCGGACTCTTCAGATGATATCAG GTGATGAATCATCATGCTCTGGGGCccttcaaaaagaaaatgatgccAAGAAGTCATATGTTCCGAGGAGATTAATGATTGGGAAAGATGA ATATGTGCGAATTGGCAATGGTAACCAGCTTATAAGAGATCCCAAGAAGCGAACTCGCATTTTGGCCAGTGAAAAAGTTAGATGGAGTTTGCACACCGCAAGATCACGATTGGCTAGAAAGAGAAAGTACTGTCAGTTTTTCACAAGATTTGGGAAATGCAACAAAGATGATGGAAAATGTCCCTTCATTCATGATTCCTCCAAAATTGCAGTCTGCACAAAGTTTCTGAATGGTCTATGTTTCAATCCTGAATGCAAATCGACTCATAAG GTCATTCCGGAAAGGATGCCTGATTGTTCTTACTTTTTGCAAG GCCTTTGCACCAATAAAGACTGCCCTTATAGACATGTGTGCGTCAATCCTAATGCTTCTATCTGCAAAGGATTTCTCAGGGGCTATTGTGCCGATGCTAATGAG TGTCTAAAGAAGCACAGCTACGTCTGCCCAACCTATGAAGCAACAGGATCCTGTCCTCAAGGATCCAAATGCAAGCTACACCATCCTAAGAACCgaagcaaggaaaagaaaagcaagcgATCACGAGATAACAATGCTCAAGGGCGATATTTTGGTTTGATGCACGCCAGCACTACTGAGCTGAGAAATCCAGTGCCTGGAAAACTCAATGTGCTAGATAATGGTGCTATTTCTTTCAAAGGAAGCATTGCTGATTATATCAGCCTTGATGTTATTGATGAAGTGGTAGAAAATATCATTCCAGCAGATGAGCACACAGCACTTGGTGATAGTGATCCTTTGGAATTGCAATTAGGTGATCTTGATGAGCTAATTAAACCTGTCCGTATAATGAACATCTGA